Proteins encoded within one genomic window of Eurosta solidaginis isolate ZX-2024a chromosome 1, ASM4086904v1, whole genome shotgun sequence:
- the LOC137238008 gene encoding uncharacterized protein: MQPFIVIRNYRDDDELKCQEVVRDYIMSFVNKSFYCFCFREVTLQFIIITWAILFIFVGVPLHFCAMAIPGCIFFLFTFTYFSFYSKAVELMKIKPSQSLVAECYEPFIFRLKPREASYQIFLDESPYEQAHKNKFRKKIVATLCVKKHISLYNAAWLYRFAVAPGYPFHRVAEPMLNLVCKTCVNNGCTSLECTISEWQEDERDFYDNMGFATRQIYQKQIIGSSLTVMKTLLTYDLRAKDTSSQPEQKANNLETANNSKQ, encoded by the exons ATGCAGCCCTTTATTGTGATTCGTAATTACCGTGATGATGATGAACTAAAATGTCAAGAAGTTGTACGAGATTATATTATGTCCTTCGTCAATAAGtctttttattgcttttgctttAGGGAG gtaACTCTCCAATTCATTATAATAACATGGGCGATTCTATTCATTTTCGTTGGAGTACCATTACACTTTTGTGCTATGGCTATACCTGGCTGCATATTTTTTCTATTCACATTCACCTATTTTTCATTTTACTCGAAAGCGGTGGAACTGATGAAG ATAAAACCTTCACAATCTTTAGTAGCAGAATGCTATGAGCCATTTATATTTCGACTTAAACCGCGCGAAGCGTCatatcaaatatttttagatGAATCACCATATGAACAAGCacacaaaaacaaatttagaaaaaag atAGTTGCCACGCTTTGTGTGAAAAAGCATATCTCACTTTACAATGCTGCTTGGTTGTATCGTTTTGCTGTGGCGCCCGGATATCCTTTTCATAGAGTGGCGGAGCCAATGCTAAATCTTGTATGTAAAACATGTGTAAACAATGGTTGTACATCCTTAGAATGCACTATTTCGGAATGGCAAGAAGATGAACGCGATTTTTATGATAATATGGG CTTTGCGACACGCcaaatttatcaaaaacaaataaTCGGTAGTAGTTTGACTGTTATGAAAACTCTACTAACATATGACCTGCGTGCAAAAGACACATCATCACAACCagaacaaaaagcaaacaatttagaAACAGCAAACAATAGCAAGCAATGA